ACCGGCAACGTCTGCGAGCAGCAGATGGCGCAGGCCGCCTCGCGCCACGGCGTGCCCCTCGGCATGCTCTACGCCGTCGGGCTGACCGAGAGCGGCAACCGCGGCTCGCTGCAGCCCTACGCGATGAACATCGGCGGCAAGGCCTATTTCGGCGCGAGCGCCGCCGACGTGGTGCGGCGCCTGGGCGAGGCGCAGGCCAGCGGCGTGCGCCTGGTCGATCTCGGCTGCATGCAGATCAACCATCACTACCACCGGGCGAAGTTCTCCTCGCTCGAGGCGATGATCGACCCGCGCCAGAACGTCGAGTACGCGACGACCTTCCTCAAGGAACTCAAGGCGCGTGAGGGCAGCTGGACCCTGGCGGTGGCGCGCTACCACGCCGGCCCGAACAACAACCCGGCGCAAAAGCAGTATGTCTGCCGGGTGATCGCCAACATGGTTGCCTCGGGCTTCGGCCAGTGGACGCCGGGAGCCAAGACGTTCTGCAAATGAGGACGTTCTGCAAGTGAAGCGCTGCGAGGCCCGCGAGGCGTTCCGGCCGGAGATCGGCCGCTGATCCGCCTGCGGGGCGCGACGGGGTCGTGTACGCGGCCTCGGATCTTCGGCCTCGCCGCATCGCCTGCGGCGAACCGGTCTCCGCGTCTGCGGACGATGCTCTACGCAGTCTGCTCGGATACGCGGCTAGACCGCGATCCGTTACGTCAGCCCGGCATGAAAACCGGTGGTTCAGCCCACGTAGGTGTAGCCGATGTAGCGCTTGGCCTCGATCGGGTCGTGGCCGAGCGCCTGTGCCAGCTTCTTGCGCAGCTTGCTGACGTGGCCCTCGACCACGCTCTCCTCGGCGCCGTCGCTGTAGACGCCGTAGACGCCGTTGAAGAGCTGGGTCTTGGTGACCCGCCGGCCGCGGTTGCGGACCAGGAATTCCAGGATGTGCCGCTCCCGCCGCGGCAGCGACAGGGGTACGCCGTCGATCTCGGGATCACGCCCGTCGAAGAACACCCTGAGCCGCTCGGGGACGGGGCCGGCCGGTGCGCCCGGCTGCTCCGCCGGCGGGGTGCCGGCCGGGTCGGCCGGGGCCGGCTCGCCGTTGACGCGGCGCCAGATCGCCTCGGCCCGGGCCAGGATCTCGCGGACGTGGACGGGCTTGGGCAGCACGTCGTCGATGCCGGCATCGAACAGCACCAGGGTCTGCTCGAGCGAGCGCGAATCGGCGAGCGCGATGATCGGGGCGCGGGATTGCCGGCGGATCGCGCTCGCGCAGCGGGCCCGCTCGTCGAAATCGCCGAGCAGGAAGCCCTGAACCGCGTCGAGGTCGCTGCGGGTCGCCGACTCGATCCAGCTCGTGAACTCTTCCGGCGAGAGCGGAAAGGAAGAAACTCCTTCCCGGTCGAACCCGGCCTTGAAGCCTGCATTCACCGATTTCCTGGCATCGACCAAGAAATACATCTGTCGTACCCTCATCGGGCGAGGCCGGATGGCGCCGCGAAGCACCGCCCGAACCTGCGTCCCGTCTTGCCCCGCCGGCGTGGAACCTTCGGCACTCCGCTGCGCGCAGTGCCCGGGCCGTTCCGAATTCCTGCGGTGTCCGATTTGCGCCGAAGGAAGTCATGTCCGGGTGATTGCGGCCGGTCAATGACGGCTGCACCGCAGCAAGCCCACGGTGCAGGACTTTTTTGCGAAACCGCCGAGGGTGTGTGCGCGGGGACGCGTTAGGCCGGGGTTAAGCGTGCCTCACGGACCATCCCGGGCACGGGCGCCGCTCGCGGCGGCGTCGGTGCGGGGAGCGTCTCGCGGGGTGCCCGGCCCCGCCGATTCGCCGGGAGGCGGAATTCGCCTGGGGTCGGGATTCGTCTGCGGCCGGGATTCGCCGGCCGCACCGGCTCAGGAGAGCCGGGCCTCCGAGAGGGCGCGGGCGAAGGCGTCGAGGCGCAGCGGCGGGCCGTCCTCGGCCAGGATGCGCTGGATCGCGACGCCGACGAAGCAGCCGTCGAGGACGAGCTTGAAGAACACCGTCACGGGCTTCGCGGCGAATTCCATGTCGAGCACCACCTGCATCGAGCGGCCCCAGTCGAGGCAGACGTCGGCGGCGTCGGCATAGGTCAGGGTGGCGTGCTTGAAGAACGGCTCGGCCGAGGAGGCGACGAGGTCGGCGATGTTGCCGTGGCGCTCGCCCCGCACCCAGCCGATCAGCACGCTGCCGTCGAGCAGGCAGAATTCCGAGATGAAGTCGCGGATCGCCGTCGCGAAGACCTCCTCGGCCGCCGCGATCACGTCGGCGGACACCATCCGGGCCTGCGCGAGATCGTGGTCGTGAGGGATCATCGTTGTCTCGCGAACAGGAAGAACAGGATCTGCGCGACCGCGCGGTAGAACTCCGCGGGAATCATCTGGTCGACCTGGACAGCATCGTACAGCGACCTTGCCAGAGGCTTGTCCTCGATGACGGCGATGCCGTTCTGCTCGGCGATCTCGCGGATGCGGAGCGCGATCAGGTCCTGGCCCTTGGCGAGCACGATCGGCGCCGGCCCCTCGGAGGGCTCGTAGCGGAGCGCCACCGCGAAGTGGGTCGGGTTGGCGATGACGACCGTGGCGCGGCTGACCTGGCCGAGCATGCGCTTGCGCGTGCGGTCCTGGGCGAGCGAGCGCAGGCGCGCCTTGACGCTCGGATCGCCCTCGACCTGCTTGTGCTCGTCCTTGATCTCCTGGCGCGACATCCGGAGCTGGCGCTGCCAGCGCAGGCGGGCCCAGACGAGGTCGCCCGCCACGATGACGATGGTGGCGATGCTCACGGCCGAGACCAGGCGGATCGCGGTCGTGAGGATCAGCTCGGGAAGCTGGCTCGGGTCGACGAACATGGCACTCACGGCTTTGCCCTGTTCCGAGCGCAGGAGCAGGAGGACGACGAGACTGACCGACGAGACTTTAAGGACGGCTTTCAGGAACTCGACCTGGCCGGAGCGGCCGAAGATCCGGCTCCAGCCCGAGGCCGGGGAGACGCGGTTCCACTTCGGGGCGATCCGGTCGGCGACGAGGCGCGGCACGTTCTGGCCGAGGGAGGCGACGAGCCCGAACCCCGCCAGCACCAGGAGGATCGGGGTCAGGAAGCGGGCGAGCGCGAACCCGGTGGCGTGCATCAGGGTCAGCGCGTCCTCTCCGCTCGCGAGCGAGAACCCGCCCGGATGGTCGAGGAACGAGGCGAGGTCGCGCGACAGGGCCGCCGCCTGCCCCCGCACCACCAGGCTGAGGCAGACCAGGAGGCCGAGGATCGAGGCGAAGACCGGCGCCTCGCGGGAGAACGGCACGTCGCCCTTCTCGATCGCGTCGCGCACCTTGCGCTCGGTGGCGGCCTCGGTCTTGCTCTCCTGGTCGGTCTCGTCAGACATGCGGGGCGGCGCGGGGCGCGCGCCCCGTCCAGGACGCGCCGCGGCCGGTCACCGCCCGGCTCCCGCCCCCGGCCGGCTCAGCGGATGAGCGCGTCATCCTCGCCTCCCGGGTTGATCTCGATCTCGCCGCGGCCGGCCATGTCCATGGCGAGGTCGGTGATGCTGCGGCGCGCCTCCATCACGTCGCGCTGGGCGGCCGGCTCGCCGCCGTTGAGCTCGTGCTCGACCATGCGGCGCACGCGCGCGGAGAGCGCGCTCAGCACCACGGTGCGGAACTCCGCGTCGGTGCCCTTGAGGGCCAGCACCAGGCGGTCGTTCGGCACCGCGTCGAACAAGGTGGTGCGCGCGCGCGGCTGCAGCTTGACGATGTCGTCGAAGGTGAAGAGCAGGCCCTTGAGGATCTCGACCGATTTCGGCCGCGCCTCGGCGAGGCTGGTCAGTGCCTCGTCCATCTGCTGGCGGTCCATCTTGTTGATGATGTCGGCCATCTTGGCGTGGGTGTCGGCGCCGGAATTGCGCGACCCGTTGATCAGGAAGTCCTCGTGCAGGGTGCGCTCGACCGCCTGCATCACCTCGTCGACCACCGGCTTGAAGGCGAGCATCCGCCGCATCACGGTGTTGCGCAGGGGAAGCGGCAGGTGCCCCATCACCTTGGCGGCGATGGCGGGCTTGACCCGCGACAGGATCAGGGCCGCGGTCTGCGGGTGCTCCTTGACGAGGTAGCTCGCCAGCACGCTCTCCTGCACGCCCGCCATCCGCTCCCAGACCGAGCGGTTGGCGTTGCCGCGGACCTCGGCCAGGATGTCGGCGACCTGGTCGGCCGGCAGCAGGCCGGTGAGGAGCTTCTCGACCTCCTGCACCGTGCCGACGAGGCTCGCGCCGCCGGCGAATTCCTCGGCGAAGCTCTCGACGACGCCGTCGACCTGGTCCGGGCTCACCGCCCCGAGCCGCGAGGCCGAGTGGGTGATCCGCTTGATCTCGTCCGGCTCGAAGTACTTCAGCAGGCGCCCGG
The sequence above is drawn from the Methylobacterium terrae genome and encodes:
- a CDS encoding transglycosylase SLT domain-containing protein, with protein sequence MKPILAIATAAACTFSAVAGAHAAATVSGAAKAPLPATGNVCEQQMAQAASRHGVPLGMLYAVGLTESGNRGSLQPYAMNIGGKAYFGASAADVVRRLGEAQASGVRLVDLGCMQINHHYHRAKFSSLEAMIDPRQNVEYATTFLKELKAREGSWTLAVARYHAGPNNNPAQKQYVCRVIANMVASGFGQWTPGAKTFCK
- a CDS encoding response regulator transcription factor, whose amino-acid sequence is MYFLVDARKSVNAGFKAGFDREGVSSFPLSPEEFTSWIESATRSDLDAVQGFLLGDFDERARCASAIRRQSRAPIIALADSRSLEQTLVLFDAGIDDVLPKPVHVREILARAEAIWRRVNGEPAPADPAGTPPAEQPGAPAGPVPERLRVFFDGRDPEIDGVPLSLPRRERHILEFLVRNRGRRVTKTQLFNGVYGVYSDGAEESVVEGHVSKLRKKLAQALGHDPIEAKRYIGYTYVG
- the flhB gene encoding flagellar biosynthesis protein FlhB; translated protein: MSDETDQESKTEAATERKVRDAIEKGDVPFSREAPVFASILGLLVCLSLVVRGQAAALSRDLASFLDHPGGFSLASGEDALTLMHATGFALARFLTPILLVLAGFGLVASLGQNVPRLVADRIAPKWNRVSPASGWSRIFGRSGQVEFLKAVLKVSSVSLVVLLLLRSEQGKAVSAMFVDPSQLPELILTTAIRLVSAVSIATIVIVAGDLVWARLRWQRQLRMSRQEIKDEHKQVEGDPSVKARLRSLAQDRTRKRMLGQVSRATVVIANPTHFAVALRYEPSEGPAPIVLAKGQDLIALRIREIAEQNGIAVIEDKPLARSLYDAVQVDQMIPAEFYRAVAQILFFLFARQR
- a CDS encoding flagellar motor switch protein FliG, which translates into the protein MAAPPPALRGASRQLAPVDQVATLLLAMGKPAAGRLLKYFEPDEIKRITHSASRLGAVSPDQVDGVVESFAEEFAGGASLVGTVQEVEKLLTGLLPADQVADILAEVRGNANRSVWERMAGVQESVLASYLVKEHPQTAALILSRVKPAIAAKVMGHLPLPLRNTVMRRMLAFKPVVDEVMQAVERTLHEDFLINGSRNSGADTHAKMADIINKMDRQQMDEALTSLAEARPKSVEILKGLLFTFDDIVKLQPRARTTLFDAVPNDRLVLALKGTDAEFRTVVLSALSARVRRMVEHELNGGEPAAQRDVMEARRSITDLAMDMAGRGEIEINPGGEDDALIR